One Thermithiobacillus tepidarius DSM 3134 DNA window includes the following coding sequences:
- a CDS encoding LexA family protein, translated as MAGKGRRGGVRAGAGRPRGSGPYGEATEALRVPLSLVPQVRALLAARRQGDGKALPAHPDILMPAATAPQPLPLYGSRVAAGFPSPADDHLHATLDLNAYLVKHPAATFFVRVEGDSMIQAGIHAGDILVVDRALEARDGKIVVAALNGELTVKRLDLRDGRIRLLPENPDYSPIEVGEEANFLIWGVVTSVIHAL; from the coding sequence ATGGCGGGCAAGGGCAGGCGGGGTGGCGTGCGGGCGGGGGCGGGGCGGCCGCGGGGATCGGGGCCGTATGGGGAGGCGACCGAGGCGCTGCGGGTGCCGCTCAGTCTGGTCCCGCAGGTGAGGGCGCTGCTGGCGGCGCGCCGGCAGGGAGATGGGAAGGCCCTGCCGGCGCATCCGGACATCTTGATGCCGGCCGCGACGGCGCCGCAGCCGCTGCCCCTCTACGGCAGCCGGGTGGCCGCGGGCTTTCCGTCGCCCGCGGACGATCATCTGCATGCCACGCTGGATCTCAATGCCTATCTGGTCAAGCATCCGGCCGCGACCTTCTTCGTGCGGGTGGAGGGCGATTCCATGATCCAGGCCGGCATTCATGCCGGTGATATCCTGGTGGTGGATCGTGCCTTGGAGGCGCGGGACGGCAAGATCGTGGTGGCGGCGCTCAATGGCGAACTGACAGTGAAGCGCCTGGACCTGCGCGACGGCCGCATCCGATTGCTGCCCGAGAATCCCGATTATTCGCCCATCGAGGTGGGGGAGGAGGCGAACTTCCTCATCTGGGGCGTGGTGACCAGCGTCATCCACGCACTCTGA
- a CDS encoding Y-family DNA polymerase: protein MGRIFALVDCNNFYASCERVFNPALERRPIVVLSNNDGCVIARSNEAKALGISMGAPFFKVRRIVERHDVAVFSSNYALYGDMSRRVMAVLAGLVPRLEVYSIDEAFLDLRGLGAQELSELGRHIRRTVRQWTGIPVSVGIAPSKTLAKAANALAKRDLLRQGVCDLCDPQAREAALAHLAVEEIWGIGARSGERLRARGIATARQLRDSDPAAMRRHFGLVMERIIWELRGVSCLALTDIRPPRQQIITSRSFGVRVTSYRDLAEAISHFASRAAEKLRSQGDNAQALQVFVRTSPFNTGEPFYQNAATLLLPMPTQDTSLLIRHALLGLRQIYRRGYRYQKAGIMLLDLVPALGAQATLFAAGERETAKSQALMHAMDEINRRMGSGALRFAAEGTRQRWQGTAARCSPAYTTRWEDLPLVRA from the coding sequence ATGGGCCGTATCTTCGCGCTGGTGGACTGCAACAATTTTTACGCCTCCTGCGAGCGGGTCTTCAATCCCGCCCTGGAGCGCCGGCCCATCGTGGTTTTGTCCAACAACGATGGCTGCGTCATCGCCCGTTCCAACGAAGCCAAGGCTCTGGGCATTTCCATGGGTGCGCCCTTTTTCAAGGTGCGTCGGATCGTCGAGCGGCACGACGTGGCCGTATTTTCCTCCAACTACGCCCTCTATGGCGACATGTCGCGGCGGGTGATGGCGGTGCTGGCCGGGCTGGTGCCGCGTCTGGAGGTCTACTCCATCGACGAGGCCTTTCTGGATCTGCGGGGTCTGGGTGCTCAGGAGCTGAGCGAGTTGGGCCGGCACATCCGCCGTACCGTGCGCCAATGGACCGGCATTCCGGTGTCCGTCGGCATCGCGCCCAGCAAGACCCTGGCCAAAGCTGCCAATGCTTTGGCCAAGCGGGATCTGCTGCGGCAGGGCGTTTGCGATCTGTGCGATCCGCAGGCCCGGGAGGCGGCCCTGGCGCATCTGGCGGTGGAGGAAATCTGGGGCATCGGCGCCCGCTCGGGCGAGCGGCTGCGGGCGCGCGGCATCGCCACCGCCCGGCAACTGCGCGACAGCGATCCGGCGGCCATGCGGCGGCACTTCGGCCTGGTCATGGAGCGGATCATCTGGGAGCTGCGCGGGGTGTCCTGTCTCGCGCTGACCGACATCCGACCGCCGCGCCAGCAGATCATCACCTCGCGTTCCTTCGGCGTGCGGGTGACGAGCTATCGCGATCTGGCCGAGGCGATCAGCCACTTTGCCAGCCGTGCCGCGGAAAAGCTCAGGAGCCAGGGCGACAACGCCCAGGCGCTCCAGGTTTTCGTGCGCACCAGTCCATTCAATACAGGGGAGCCTTTCTACCAGAATGCCGCCACCCTGCTCCTGCCGATGCCGACCCAGGACACCAGTCTGCTGATCCGCCACGCCCTGTTGGGGCTCAGGCAAATCTATCGGCGGGGATATCGTTACCAGAAAGCCGGCATCATGCTGCTCGACCTCGTGCCGGCTTTGGGGGCGCAGGCCACGCTCTTCGCTGCGGGGGAGCGGGAAACGGCGAAATCCCAGGCGCTCATGCACGCCATGGACGAAATCAACCGCCGCATGGGGAGCGGCGCCCTGCGCTTTGCCGCGGAAGGCACCCGGCAACGCTGGCAGGGGACGGCGGCCCGCTGCTCGCCGGCCTACACCACGCGCTGGGAAGACTTGCCGCTGGTCAGGGCGTGA
- a CDS encoding hemerythrin domain-containing protein — protein sequence MDIYALLKQDHEKVTELLDKLDETGDGAVKTREKLFAQLKQELTAHSEAEEKTFYDALKKAEETREIVLEGVEEHHVASALLTELDAMPKDDERWGAKLSVLKENVTHHIEEEEKELFKKARKVLDAAQAEEIGKRMEAEKRALLAQV from the coding sequence GTGGACATCTATGCACTCCTGAAGCAGGACCACGAGAAAGTGACCGAACTGCTGGACAAGCTGGACGAGACCGGCGACGGCGCAGTGAAAACCCGGGAAAAGCTCTTTGCCCAGCTCAAACAGGAACTGACGGCACATTCAGAAGCGGAAGAAAAAACCTTCTATGACGCGCTCAAGAAAGCCGAGGAGACCCGTGAGATCGTCCTTGAAGGCGTCGAGGAGCACCATGTGGCGTCCGCGCTTCTGACGGAACTAGATGCCATGCCTAAGGACGACGAGCGCTGGGGCGCGAAGCTGAGCGTGCTGAAGGAAAACGTGACGCACCACATCGAGGAGGAGGAAAAGGAGCTGTTCAAAAAGGCCCGCAAGGTGTTGGATGCGGCGCAGGCCGAGGAGATCGGCAAGCGTATGGAAGCGGAAAAGCGCGC
- the pyrE gene encoding orotate phosphoribosyltransferase, translated as MEDNNHYLDLYRSNNALLEGHFLLSSGLHSDRYLQSALLLQHPQHAATLCQALADNLPSALREQIGVVVGPAMGAVLVSYETARALGVRSLFTERQDGQMTLRRGFTLQPGEKILVVEDVITTGGSTKECIRALEAAGGQVIAVASLVDRSGGSADFGAIPFHPLIRLSVQTWSPDQCPLCAAGSTPVKPGSRGLK; from the coding sequence ATGGAAGACAATAACCACTACCTGGATCTGTACCGCAGCAACAACGCCCTGCTCGAAGGCCATTTCCTGCTCTCCTCGGGCCTGCATAGCGACCGCTACCTGCAATCCGCGCTGCTGCTGCAACATCCGCAGCACGCCGCCACCCTGTGCCAGGCGTTGGCCGACAACCTGCCGTCGGCGCTGCGCGAACAGATCGGCGTGGTGGTCGGGCCCGCCATGGGCGCCGTGCTGGTGTCCTACGAAACCGCCCGCGCCCTCGGCGTGCGCAGCCTCTTCACCGAGCGCCAGGACGGCCAGATGACCCTGCGGCGCGGCTTCACCCTGCAACCGGGCGAGAAGATCCTGGTGGTCGAGGACGTCATCACGACCGGCGGCTCCACCAAGGAATGCATCCGCGCCCTCGAAGCCGCCGGCGGTCAGGTCATCGCTGTCGCCTCTCTGGTCGATCGCAGCGGCGGCAGCGCGGATTTCGGCGCCATCCCGTTCCACCCGCTGATCCGCCTCAGCGTGCAAACCTGGTCCCCCGACCAGTGCCCCCTGTGCGCGGCCGGCAGTACCCCGGTCAAGCCGGGCAGCCGGGGCTTGAAGTAA